In the Candidatus Hydrogenedentota bacterium genome, CCTGGTATGCCTCCTTCGTGATCATGGCGTGCCTCGCCGTCGCCATCAGTCTGCCCAGCACGCCCGGATTTCTCGGCGTCTTCCACGCGGGCATTGCCCTGGCCGTGTTGATTGTGGCGCCCGACACCGACATTGACGTGCTCAAGGCCGCCGTGATCATCGCCCACCTCCTGCAATTGCTGCCCGTGCTTCTCGTCGGTTGTATCTGCCTATACCTGGAGAATCTGGGTCTGATGGAACTGCGTCACGCCGGTGAAATCGCCGAAGAGCCCGCCGCTCCTTGAAAATGAAAGCGGCGGCGGAAGCCTTCCCTCCAGGGCCGGTTCCGCCGCCTTGTCTTCACTCTTGCGTTGATTAGATCGCGGGCGCGGGCAGGTCCGCCTCGGAAATGACCCCATCCTTGTCGCGGTCCATCTCCGTGAAGTTCTTCTCGGGAAAACCCGGTTTGGCGGCTTCCAGTTCGGCTTTGGTCAATTTGCCGTCCTTGTCCGCATCGTGCCGCGCGATGAGACCCTTTACGTAGGTCACGGCATCCGCCGGCGGGCCACCGGCTTTCTTCTTGCCGCCCTCGGCCTTCTTCTTGCCCGCTTCGTCCTTCTTCTTGTCGCCCGCCGCCCCTTCCAATGCGGCGCGATCGCTCCGGTCTACAAAACCATCGCTATTTTGATCGAGACGGGCAAAGCGCTCCGCCGGGGCATTCGGGAACGCCGCGGTAAACTCGGCCTGGGAGAGTTTTCCGTCCTGGTCCGTATCCGCCGCTTTGAGCTTGGCGCCGACCGCCCCTCGACCTTCACCCGCGGCCTCCGTCTTCGGTGGCGCGGGCATTTCACCGGCTTCGAGAAAGCCATCCTGGTTCTTGTCCAGCGCGGTAAAGCGTTCCGCCGGGAAGTTCGGCAATTTGGCGTGAATCTCGGCCAAATCGAGTTTCTGGTCGCTGTTGGCGTCCGCACTTTTCAAGAGGCGCGCCAGGGCCGGCTTCTTGGCCTTGCCATCCGCGCCCGGACCGGCGTCTCCCGCGGGCGCCTCCGCATGGAGGGAGGCGGCCGGGGCCAGAGCGAGCAGCGCGGCCAGCGACGCGAAGCGTAACGTGTTCATGTTGGTATCTCCTGCGTTTTGTTTGGCGCGTTCCACTGGGGGCGCGCGCGTTGCGTCTTTGTATGCCACCTATAACCCCGATGGACCATGGAGGTTCCCGAATTAATTGAAAGAAAGGGGCCCCGCCATTACAATCGCGAGGTTACATGCAGCGCATAAGGCAGACAGGAGTACGGCGCGTGGACGCGAAGGCGATAGCATCTCTTTTCCAGAAACATTTTCCCGAATCAGGAACGCCATTTCTGTGCCGGGTACCGGGACGTATCAACCTGCTGGGCGAGCATCTCGATTACAACGGTCTCCCGGTGCTTCCCATGGCGATCGACCGCGCCATCACAGTCGCCTTTGCCGGGCGGCCCACGCCGGAAGTGCGACTGATCAACGCCGACGAGCGATTTTCCGAAGTGACGTTCAGCAACGGCGACGCGCTGGAACCTTCACCGGCGGGGGCCTGGGAGAATTATTGTAAGGCGGCCCTGGCGGGGCTGAACAAGCGCTTTGACGTGACAAAGTTCCCGGGCATGGATGTCCTCGTCTACAGCGACCTTCCATCCTCCGCCGGGCTCAGCTCTTCCTCCGCCCTCGTCGTGGCCTTCGCCATGGCCTACCTGGCCGTGCTCGACTACACGCTGGGTCGGGACATCTCCCGCCTGGAGCTGGCCGGGGTGCTGGCGAATGCGGAGCACTTCGTGGGTACCGCCGGCGGGGGAATGGACCAGACCGTTATCCTCAATGCGGAGGCGGACCACGCCACGAAAATCAATTTCATCCCTTTCCAGTTCGAGCACATTCCCCTGCCGGACAAGGCCTCTTTCATTGTTTGCGATTCCATGGTCGTATCCAGCAAGACGGGCAACGCACTGCTCAAGTACAACGCGGGCCCGGCCATCTGCAGCCTGATTACCAACCTGCTCAATACCCACTTTCTCCGCGCTTTCGGTGAGGACTTTTCCATCGACTGCATCGGCGATCTCTGGCTGGGTCCCCTGTGCTTCAACCGCGCGGAAGTGGAGAAGCTGCTTGCGGAGGTCCTGCCCAATTCCCACATGACCGTTTCGGAAATCTTCATTTACCTGCGGATGGACCCGGCCATCGTGCGCGAATACTGGCTGGATCACATTCCCGTCGAGCCGGAGGGGCTGCCGCTGCAGGCCCGGGCCCGCCACGTATTCACGGAGTACTATCGCGTTGAGGAGGCGCGCGACGCCCTGATCGGCGGCGACCTGAAGACCTTCGGTCGGCTCATGAACGAGTCCCATGCCAGTTGCGCGAAGGACTACGGCATCAGCACGCCGGAGATGGACGACCTGGCGCAAATTCTCCGTGATGCGGGTTGCCTCGGGGCGCGTTTGACGGGGGCGGGCTTCGGCGGGGCGGTCATCGGGCTGGTGCCGAGCGGTCGCGAAGCCCAGGTGGAAAAGGCGGTTAAGAAGAAATACTACGAGGAACGCCTGGGGTATTCGGGCGAAGCGCCGGTTTTCTTTGCCCGATCCAGTGGCGGAGCCTGTTACCTTTCGTAATATTTTCGATTCTCTCGCGACAACCCTTGTATTTTTCACCACTTTAACCTAGAATAGTGAGCGAAGCGCTATAACTTGTGTATTGTGGACTTCGCATTGTGGTGGGTGGAGTCGTGTGACGCCCTCAAATGAGAGGAGGGCGCCGCCGCCAAGGTGTGAGGTGGGTGTTACCAGGAGCTTGTCATGAATTGTTCCGTTCATCCATCAAGTGAAGTGGTGGGCTATTGCAACGTGTGTGGCGACTTGGGATGCGGCCAATGCATCACCGAGCATGAGGGGGTGCTGTATTGCCAGAAGCACTACAAGCCCATTAAGGATTCCATCGACAGGAAGTCCAAGCACGATGCCCAACTCGCCCGCCCGGAGCGCCAGCGGCTGGTGGTGCGCACCCTGAACGGGGAGACAATGTGCGGGATTTGCTTTGCGCTCAACGTGCGGAGCGAGGGATTCCATCTCGATCTGGTGGATCGCAAGGGTGAACCGCTCAATATGACCAAGCGGGTCCTTTTTCGCGACCTCAAGGCGGTCTACTACGTCAAGAGCTTCGATGGCAACTTCGATCACGGGATTTCCTACCGCGATCCGCGCTCCGAAGGCGCGGCGGTTGTGGTGGAGTTCAAAGACGGCGAAGTACTCCGGGGGCACACCTTCAACACCTACAGCCTTGAGCAGCCCCGTTTCTACATCATTCCCGAGGATCCCGACAGCAACAACATCAGTGTGCTGGTCGAGCGTTCCGCGGTGGCCGGACTCTTCGACCCCAAAGAGTACCGGGAGCAGAAGCACAACGACCTGGAAAAGTATGTCGACGAGCACCACGACGCCGATCATGGGAAGGAAGAGTGTGTGGGCGACTATTACTTCCAGGCCCACGATTATCCCCGGGCGCTGAAACACTACCGTGCGCAGGTGCGCGAATCGGGCGACCTGCCGCGTCTCCACAAGAAAATAGTTTCCGCGCAGTACAACATCGGCATCAGCCACATCAAGGCCCATCACTATGATCGGGCCCTGGAATACATGGAAGCCGTGCTCGTGGCCGATCCGCTGAACGACAAAGCGCGCCACAAAGCGGCGAAGCTCCGCCAGGCCCTGGACCAGAAGAAAAAGCACAAGGTTCAGCCCAACTTTCTGGACTGATCCGACGGACGCACCGCGAGATTCTGAGGCCCGCACCGGTATCGCCGGGCGCGGGCCTTTTAATTGAGCCGTTCGATTGGGTAAACTCCACCCCTGCTGGCCTTTGTCCAATATGTTGTAGTGGAGGTATACCTTGATAACTGCCCATTGTGTTCGGGCCGAGCTCGAAGCCCGGGAAGCGGCCCAGCTCAGCCCCTTCGCCGCCCGTTCCAGTGAATCAAAGGGGCGGGCCATGCCCGAAGAGGAAGACGCATACCGTACGGTTTATCAGCGGGATCGCGACCGCATCCTCCACACCAAGGCCTTTCGGCGGCTCAAGCGGAAGACCCAGGTTTTTCTGGCGCCCACGGGCGACCACTTTCGCACGCGGCTGACCCATACGCTGGAAGTTGCCCAAATCTCCCGAACGGTCGCCCGCGCCCTTTTCCTGAATGAAGATCTGACCGAGGCCATCGCCCTGGGGCATGATCTGGGCCACACACCCTTTGGCCACGCGGGCGAGGCGGTGTTGAACGAGGTGTACGCACCCGGATTCTTTCACTTCGAGCAGAGCCTGCGCGTGGTGGATTTGCTGGAGCGCCGCCATGCGGGCGCGGGGCTGAATCTGACCCACGAAGTGCGTGACGGCATCCTGTATCACTCCAAGGGCAAGGCCGTGCTCCAGGGGCGGGCCACCGACGGTCCCAATACCCTGGAGGGCGGGGTGGTCAGTGTCTGCGACGCGATCGCCTACATCAATCACGATATTGACGACGCCATTCGGGCCGGGGTTATCCACACCGAAGATCTGCCCCAGGACGCGCTGGGGGTGCTCGGGGATCACACCTCCAGCCGGATCGACGCCATGGTGGTGGGTCTGATCGTGGGCAGCCAGGAGGGGAAGCTGGGGATCGTGCCGGAGATCCTGGAGGCGATGAACACCCTGCGCGATTTCATGTACACCCAGGTGTACCCCTGCGAGACGATTGATCGGGAGATTCGCAAGGCCAAGAAGATTCTGCGCGAGCTGTATTTCTATTTGCTGGAAGAGCCCAACGAAGAAATCCTTCACGGCCATGAAGGGGACTCCCTCGAACGGCGCACCGTTGATTTTGCGGCGGGCATGACCGACGAGTTCGCCCTGCAACTCTACCAGCGGCTGTTCTTCCCCAAGCCATGGTGAAGGTTCCCGAGGCGGTCTTCGAACCGGGAGAACACCCCATCGGCATCGTGTCGGGCTCGGGGATTCATCTGCGCCCGCTGCTGGACGAGGTG is a window encoding:
- a CDS encoding EF-hand domain-containing protein is translated as MNTLRFASLAALLALAPAASLHAEAPAGDAGPGADGKAKKPALARLLKSADANSDQKLDLAEIHAKLPNFPAERFTALDKNQDGFLEAGEMPAPPKTEAAGEGRGAVGAKLKAADTDQDGKLSQAEFTAAFPNAPAERFARLDQNSDGFVDRSDRAALEGAAGDKKKDEAGKKKAEGGKKKAGGPPADAVTYVKGLIARHDADKDGKLTKAELEAAKPGFPEKNFTEMDRDKDGVISEADLPAPAI
- a CDS encoding tetratricopeptide repeat protein: MNCSVHPSSEVVGYCNVCGDLGCGQCITEHEGVLYCQKHYKPIKDSIDRKSKHDAQLARPERQRLVVRTLNGETMCGICFALNVRSEGFHLDLVDRKGEPLNMTKRVLFRDLKAVYYVKSFDGNFDHGISYRDPRSEGAAVVVEFKDGEVLRGHTFNTYSLEQPRFYIIPEDPDSNNISVLVERSAVAGLFDPKEYREQKHNDLEKYVDEHHDADHGKEECVGDYYFQAHDYPRALKHYRAQVRESGDLPRLHKKIVSAQYNIGISHIKAHHYDRALEYMEAVLVADPLNDKARHKAAKLRQALDQKKKHKVQPNFLD
- the galK gene encoding galactokinase, which produces MDAKAIASLFQKHFPESGTPFLCRVPGRINLLGEHLDYNGLPVLPMAIDRAITVAFAGRPTPEVRLINADERFSEVTFSNGDALEPSPAGAWENYCKAALAGLNKRFDVTKFPGMDVLVYSDLPSSAGLSSSSALVVAFAMAYLAVLDYTLGRDISRLELAGVLANAEHFVGTAGGGMDQTVILNAEADHATKINFIPFQFEHIPLPDKASFIVCDSMVVSSKTGNALLKYNAGPAICSLITNLLNTHFLRAFGEDFSIDCIGDLWLGPLCFNRAEVEKLLAEVLPNSHMTVSEIFIYLRMDPAIVREYWLDHIPVEPEGLPLQARARHVFTEYYRVEEARDALIGGDLKTFGRLMNESHASCAKDYGISTPEMDDLAQILRDAGCLGARLTGAGFGGAVIGLVPSGREAQVEKAVKKKYYEERLGYSGEAPVFFARSSGGACYLS
- a CDS encoding deoxyguanosinetriphosphate triphosphohydrolase, whose amino-acid sequence is MTAHCVRAELEAREAAQLSPFAARSSESKGRAMPEEEDAYRTVYQRDRDRILHTKAFRRLKRKTQVFLAPTGDHFRTRLTHTLEVAQISRTVARALFLNEDLTEAIALGHDLGHTPFGHAGEAVLNEVYAPGFFHFEQSLRVVDLLERRHAGAGLNLTHEVRDGILYHSKGKAVLQGRATDGPNTLEGGVVSVCDAIAYINHDIDDAIRAGVIHTEDLPQDALGVLGDHTSSRIDAMVVGLIVGSQEGKLGIVPEILEAMNTLRDFMYTQVYPCETIDREIRKAKKILRELYFYLLEEPNEEILHGHEGDSLERRTVDFAAGMTDEFALQLYQRLFFPKPW